The genome window CTACCACACGGCGCGTGCTCCCAAACCCGGTGTCTGGCGCATGCGCGAACTCGCGCCTGACCGGTTCTTTTCGAGCGAGTATTACCGTACCTATTATGTGCAGACCGGCCTTGCCGAAGAAATCGGCTTCTTCGTTCCGGTCGGGAACGACATCACGATCGTGCTGTCATTGATGCGGCGAGGCGAGACGGGCCCGTTTCCGGCTCAGGAGTTCTCGCTGCTGCGCAAGGCCGACCCGCTGGTCGCAACGCTTGTCCGGCAATATTGCTCCGATATTGGCCATCTTTTCGATGCCGCCGTGGCCAAGCAAGGGCGGGGGCGGCGAAAGGTCAAGCTGAATGCGGCCGATACGGTCTGGCGCGACCTCAATCTCACCGACCGCGAAGCGGCGATCATCGAACTGGTGCTCCAGGGGCATTCATCGGAATCGATCGGGTTAAGGCTGAATATCGCGACCGGAACAGTGAAGGTGCATCGGCGCAATGTCTATCGCAAGCTGGGTATCTCGTCGCAAACCCAGCTCCTGTCGATCTACCTCAAGAAACTGAACGAGCACTAGATACCATCGAGAGCAATCAGCGTCGATTCCAGGAGCATCTGCGCGCCGAGGACCGCGTGCTCAGGCTCCACATATTCCGCTTCATTATGGCTCAGGCCATCGCGGCAGGGTACGAAGATCATTGCGGCGTCGGTAACGCGCGCGAGAAACAGCGCGTCGTGAAAAGCACCTGACAGCATCGGTTTATAGGCGATGCCAAGGCGAGTAGCCGCCTGCTCCACCGCCTGCAACAGGGGTGGAGCGAACTGCGCTGGAGGCATGTCGAAGGTGCGGCGGACCGTTGCCTCGCAGCCATGCCCCACGGCCTTTTCTTCGCAGATTGCCTGCACCTGGTTTTCCAGCCGCGCCAGCTCCTGTGCATCCGGGTGGCGGAGGTCAACGCTGAACGAAACCTTGCCAGGGATGGCATTGATCGATGCCGGCTCCACCGAAATCCGGCCGATGGTCAGCCGCGCCTGTTCATCGTTCGGCATGACCGAATTATAGAGCGTTTGAAGCGCTTCAGTGGCCGCGACAAGGGGATCGCGGCGGAAGGACAGTTGCGTGGTTCCGGCATGCGCTGTTTGCCCTGTAACCACAACTTCGAGCCAGCGGGTTCCCTGAATGCCATGGACGATGCCTATCGGGATATTCTCCCGCTCGAGCGAGGGACCCTGTTCGATGTGCAGCTCAAGATAACCCGAAACCGGGGTACCAAGCCGGCGCATCCGAGCGTGCGGGAGCGCAGCGAGCGTGTCGGTCAGTTCATCCTTCAGCAATTTGCCGTCCGAAGATCGTACCGTGTGCCATTCCGCCGGAATTGCACGCGAGGCGAAAGCCATTGAACCCATGGCGCCAGGGGCAAAACGGCTGCCCTCCTCGTTGGTCCAGGCAACCATTTCGACAGCGACTGGTGTCTGGATGTCGGCATCATCCAATGATTCCAGCACTTCGAAGGCCGCAAGTGTACCGAGCGCGCCGTCAAAGCGCCCACCCATTGGCTGGCTGTCGAGATGGCTGCCAATCAGAAACGGTGGATGGCTGGGCGAGCGTCCTTCACGGCGAATGAACAGATTGGCCATGGAGTCCTGGAACACTGCAAAGCCGCGATCTGCGGCCAGCCCCGCCAGTTCTGCCCGGGCAAGCCGGTCTTCCGGCGAGAGAGCCTGCCGGTTGACGCCGCC of Phyllobacterium zundukense contains these proteins:
- a CDS encoding helix-turn-helix domain-containing protein, producing the protein MSVDVETLFDAFRQFVGKSSLAPREFGDLFGQAMRALVKFDYIVVFAYRGNERPIDLYSTFDSAEHVIFVSLYQAGPYLLDPFYHTARAPKPGVWRMRELAPDRFFSSEYYRTYYVQTGLAEEIGFFVPVGNDITIVLSLMRRGETGPFPAQEFSLLRKADPLVATLVRQYCSDIGHLFDAAVAKQGRGRRKVKLNAADTVWRDLNLTDREAAIIELVLQGHSSESIGLRLNIATGTVKVHRRNVYRKLGISSQTQLLSIYLKKLNEH
- a CDS encoding Zn-dependent hydrolase is translated as MTRKPVNPGIKINGDRLLGRLGRFARIGATPAGGVNRQALSPEDRLARAELAGLAADRGFAVFQDSMANLFIRREGRSPSHPPFLIGSHLDSQPMGGRFDGALGTLAAFEVLESLDDADIQTPVAVEMVAWTNEEGSRFAPGAMGSMAFASRAIPAEWHTVRSSDGKLLKDELTDTLAALPHARMRRLGTPVSGYLELHIEQGPSLERENIPIGIVHGIQGTRWLEVVVTGQTAHAGTTQLSFRRDPLVAATEALQTLYNSVMPNDEQARLTIGRISVEPASINAIPGKVSFSVDLRHPDAQELARLENQVQAICEEKAVGHGCEATVRRTFDMPPAQFAPPLLQAVEQAATRLGIAYKPMLSGAFHDALFLARVTDAAMIFVPCRDGLSHNEAEYVEPEHAVLGAQMLLESTLIALDGI